From the genome of Candidatus Margulisiibacteriota bacterium, one region includes:
- a CDS encoding putative addiction module antidote protein has product MVKVSKWDFAEFLKTEADIKVYLETAFADGDPAVISAALGTAARARGMSKIAKKSGINRTSLYRALNKDKKPYFETISSVIHSLGYKLALAPQ; this is encoded by the coding sequence ATGGTTAAAGTTAGCAAATGGGATTTTGCGGAATTCTTGAAAACCGAAGCAGACATAAAAGTTTATTTGGAAACCGCTTTTGCAGACGGTGATCCGGCGGTTATTTCCGCCGCGCTGGGCACAGCAGCCAGAGCGCGCGGAATGAGTAAAATCGCTAAAAAATCTGGAATAAACAGGACAAGTCTTTATAGGGCTTTAAATAAAGACAAGAAGCCGTATTTTGAAACTATCTCCAGCGTAATCCATTCTCTTGGTTATAAATTAGCTCTAGCGCCGCAA